GTTTATAAATCACCACTTCAAATTGCTGAAGCACCACCTGCTGCTCCGAGATGCGCTTATTATACGTCAGATCCGTATTGATAATCGGCATAGTAGTCCGGATTTTAGCATCGTAGAAATTCTTTGGCAGGAAATTAATATTCTGATTCTCCATTACCGGAAACTGACTGGATTGCGTAAGCTGATTAAGTGTCGAATATATAGGATTCAACAGGTCACCCAACGGTAAAGGAATATTACGTCCGCCATCTGCGGTCTGATAGGCTCCCTGAAAAGCTACTGTGGGAAGAAAAAGACTCCTTGCTGTTTTCAAAGCATATTGCGCTTTTTCCAGCGAGACATCTTTTTGCTGCAAGACGATATTGTTCCTGAATGCTTCCGAAACATAGGCATCCAGTATTTCCTGTGCCTGCAACGGAATCGTTATGAAGCCTGACAGAAGCATGGAAAGGACTAATCTGCCGGTTTTAAAAAATTTCATAATTAACAGTGTTAATAGTTAACGTTTCAAACTTTCCAGAACCCGGATAAACCCTTCATACGTCTGGTTCATTACATTTTCTCCTTCTGCTACCGCAAGCTTGACTGATGCAACATGATCCAGATGCCCCTGCAACTTAAGACTGCACAAGCCATGCATGAGCGACCACACATTCAACGCAAATGTATTGGCATCAAACTGTGTAAAGTATCCCGCAGACTGACAGTCTTCTACGGTACGTATGAGGGCCGCAAATGATTGCTCTCCCTCTTCCCAGCCTTCATCTACACAATTATTTCTGACAAATTCCAGAGGCTCTTTCTGAATAAACATCAGTTCATAAAAATCCGGATTGTTAAGTGCAAAACTCATATAAACTCTCCCCATAGCCTTCAATCGCTCAAAAGGCTCATGTACATACTGTAAAACCATAAACTGTGTCCCTAATAATTTAAAACCTTCCTGATGTAAGGCGTACATAATGTCCGTCTTATCCTTGTAATATAAATAGATCGTAGTCGGACTAAATTCTATCTTCTCTGCTATCTTACGTATAGAAGTAGCTTCATAACCATGTTTTAAAAACAGTTCCTTGGCAGCATCGAGGATGCGTTGACGCAGATCTTCTTTATGTTTCTCTTTTCTTTCCCTTATTCCCATATTAATATATTAACATGTCAAATATAATTAACACTGTTAATAAAAAGAAAAAATATTGAAATATTATTTTTAAAATAAATATGACACGTTATGAAATAAAAGCATAAAACATCCAAAAAAGGCAATTAAAAGAGATTAAAATTCAAGCACAACCATAGTTAACACTGTTCATTATTTTAAATTTCATGTATATTTCATAAAATATTAGCACGAATGATCAGCTTTAGCATAATGTTTGATTAATAGTTCAGCACAACATTTACATTTTATTTCATGATCATTTTTCTATATATCTTATCCGTATTGTGGATTCTTACGGCCTTTATTCCCCTGATCCGCCATGACTACTGGACATTCCGTGTATTTGAATATCCTCGTCTGCAGAAATTAGTACTATCCTCCGCTACATTTGTATCCGTGATCGTATTATGTCCAGCTACTACCTTTAGAAATATTCTACTTGCAGTACTGGGACTCACTATACTTTATCTTATAAAACAGATTCTGCCCTTCACTCCTCTCTCCGCTAAGCAGGTATTGAAAATAAAGGACAAAAGACCGGAACAGGATCTAAAAATTATGATTTCAAATGTATATGAAGACAACAACAATTATGAGGGTTGCATACGCGTCATCAAGGATACAGATGCGGATATGGTACTGTTGCTGGAAACCAGTCATGCCTGGGAGAAAGCATTACGCAGTATAGAAGAGAAGTATCCTTACTATGTCAAAGAGCCTATAGATAACACTTATGGAATGCTCTTATTCTCAAAATTTGAATTGCGGGATGCTGAAGTAAAATATCTGGTAGAGGATGATATTCCGTCTATACATACGAAGATCGTTTTGCAAAACGGACAGGAAGTACAAATCTATGCTTTACACCCTACCCCTCCGGTGCCAAATGAAAACCCGAGATCGACAGAACGGGATAAAGAATTACTGTTAGTTGCAGATATGGCGCGTAAATCCAAATTGCCGGTGATTGTATGCGGAGACCTGAATGATGTGGCCTGGAGTTATACAACAGAACTATTTTTAAAGATGAGTCAGTTATTAGATCCCAGAAGAGGCCGTTTCTTTATGAATACCTTTCATGCCCATTATCCGATTCTACGTTTCCCTCTGGATCATATCTTCTGTAGTACAGATTTCAAATTAGTATGCATGAAGAGATTACACAACTATGATTCAGATCATTTTCCAATATTTACACATCTTC
The Sphingobacterium spiritivorum genome window above contains:
- a CDS encoding TetR/AcrR family transcriptional regulator → MGIRERKEKHKEDLRQRILDAAKELFLKHGYEATSIRKIAEKIEFSPTTIYLYYKDKTDIMYALHQEGFKLLGTQFMVLQYVHEPFERLKAMGRVYMSFALNNPDFYELMFIQKEPLEFVRNNCVDEGWEEGEQSFAALIRTVEDCQSAGYFTQFDANTFALNVWSLMHGLCSLKLQGHLDHVASVKLAVAEGENVMNQTYEGFIRVLESLKR
- a CDS encoding endonuclease/exonuclease/phosphatase family protein; its protein translation is MIIFLYILSVLWILTAFIPLIRHDYWTFRVFEYPRLQKLVLSSATFVSVIVLCPATTFRNILLAVLGLTILYLIKQILPFTPLSAKQVLKIKDKRPEQDLKIMISNVYEDNNNYEGCIRVIKDTDADMVLLLETSHAWEKALRSIEEKYPYYVKEPIDNTYGMLLFSKFELRDAEVKYLVEDDIPSIHTKIVLQNGQEVQIYALHPTPPVPNENPRSTERDKELLLVADMARKSKLPVIVCGDLNDVAWSYTTELFLKMSQLLDPRRGRFFMNTFHAHYPILRFPLDHIFCSTDFKLVCMKRLHNYDSDHFPIFTHLQFENSAKYQQEAMEVDQEDIEMAQEKKEKC